The Candidatus Eisenbacteria bacterium DNA window TACTACTGCGCGCGCGCCTTCATGCCGCTGCTGGTGGCCAGCGACGAGGGCTGCATCATCAACACGAGCAGCGTGAACGGCTTCTGGGCATCGCTCGGCCCGAGCATCGCGCACACGGCGTACAGTAGCGCCAAGTTCGCGGTGAAGGGGTTCACGGAGGCCCTGGTGACCGACCTACGCCTCAACGCCCCGCACGTGAAGGCGGTGCTCGTCATGCCGGGGCACATCGGCACGTCGATCATCTTCAACTCCGGAAAGGTGCTGGGGAAGGCCGACGCGCTCGCGGCGTCGGCCGAGGACGTCGGCAACCTGCGCACGATGCTCGTACGGCGCGGCCTGCCGCAGGACGCCCTCACCGACGATCAGCTCCGCGCCCTGATGCACCAGATGGCGGTCGCGTTCCGCGACAACGCGCCCACGTCGGCCGCCCAGGCGGCGACGACGATCCTCGACGGCGTCCGCAACGAGACCTGGCGGGTGCTCGTCGGCGAGGATGCGCAGGTGCTGGACCGCCTCGTGCGCGAGATGCCGGAGCTCGCCTACGAGTCGTCGTTCGCGAAGACGCTGAACGACCAGGGACACATGCGCCTGCTCGAGTGAGCCGGCCGGCGGGGCCGGAATTGCTCTCCGTCGCCTCATCTGCCATCCGTCTGCCACCGTCGGCGTGCTGTGGGGGGCGGGCCCGGAGCGAGGTGACGGATGAGGCGGGGCGCGAAGTGGGCGGCTCGAGGGGTGCTCGTGGGAGCCGCATTGATGTCGTGGGGCGTCCACGACGCGCGCGCCCAGTGGGTCACGCGGCGAACCCTGATCGCGCCCGGTGGGATCACCTTCGTCGGCAACACGCTCGGGCTCTCCAAGCTCCTGAACGCGAACGCGCCCGGGACAGAGCACTCGATCGGCGCCTTCGTCACCGTCGACACGACGCTGCAGGACGGAACGTATCCGCTCGGGACTACGAACGACTGGCGCCTCGACTCGGCGAGCGCGATCCTGGCGCTTCCGCCCGGCAGCACGGTGATCTACGCCGAGCTCGTCTGGGCCGGAAGCTACAGCTATGGCGGCGAGGACGTCATCGCATTCGAGAACGACCCCGTCACCTTCACGACGCCGGTCGGGGCCTCGAGCGTCAGCCCCGATCCGGTGACGGCGAAGAGCCGTGGCACTGGGTCGGGCGGCGCCTGCGCGACGCTCCCCTGCATGTACGTGCGCTCCGCCGAGGTCACCGCGCTCGTGCAGGCCGGGGGCAGCGGCACCTACACGGTCGGCAGCGTTCCCGGCACCCAGGGCGACACCGACAACAGCCAGAATGCCGCCGGCTGGACGCTCGCCGTGATCTACGGCGATCCGACGCTGCCGACGCGCGATCTGACGCTCTTCGTCGGCGCCGAGACGGCCGGCGCGCCCGAGGCCGCGGCGAGCGGCTTCTGCACGCCGCCCACGGGGCCGGTAGCCGGCCGGCTCGCCGTCAGCACCGTCGAAGGCGACTCCGTCCTCACGGGCGACACGATGCGCTTCGGTCCGACGGCCCCCCTCGGCCTGGCCGACCGGGTCCTGGGTCCGAACAATCCGCTCACGAACTTCTTCGACAGCCAGATCAATGGCGACGACGGCCTGCTCGTCACCACCGGCACCTTCGGCACCCGCAATCACATCCCCGGCTCGAACATCGTCGGCGGCCGGCAGGGGTGGGACATCACCCAGATCGACGTCTCGTCGCGGCTCGCCAACGCGCAGACGACGGCGTTCGCACAGGCGACGACGACCGGCGACACCTTCGTCGTCTCGACGCTCGGGCTCGCGATCGACGTCGGCGCACCGCGCTTCGCCCTCAACGCGAAGTCGGTCGACAAGCTCGCGACCGTCGTCGGCGACACGCTCACCTACACGATCGTGCTCGACAACAGCGCGGGCTCGGCGGACGCGACGGGCCTCGTCTTCACCGACCCGCCGCCCGCCGGCACGACCTTCGTCGCCGGCAGCTTCCGCATCGACGGCGTGGTACAGCCCGGCGCCGATCCGGCGGCGGGAGTTCTCGTCGGCACCGTCGTGCAGGGCACGACCAGG harbors:
- a CDS encoding SDR family NAD(P)-dependent oxidoreductase → MNSFRGRIAVVTGGGTGMGRELTRQLAAEGCHVAICDVSAENMAETKRLAEAGATAGARVTTHLCDVSDERQVLAFRDAVVAEHATKHVNLLFNNAGIAGGGEFVHGDRAEWERTFNVCWYGVYYCARAFMPLLVASDEGCIINTSSVNGFWASLGPSIAHTAYSSAKFAVKGFTEALVTDLRLNAPHVKAVLVMPGHIGTSIIFNSGKVLGKADALAASAEDVGNLRTMLVRRGLPQDALTDDQLRALMHQMAVAFRDNAPTSAAQAATTILDGVRNETWRVLVGEDAQVLDRLVREMPELAYESSFAKTLNDQGHMRLLE